The genome window AGGGGAATTTGTTGAATTACATAGGAATTGATATTGGCTCAACCGCAGCAAAAACACTCGTATTCGATGGAGAAAAGATTGTACATTATTTTGACTTACCTACTGGTTGGAGTAGCAAAGAGAGTGCTCTTCGGGTAAAACAGAAACTCAGCTCTCTAGGAATTGATGTACATTCCGAAAGTACCAAAATAGTAGCTACAGGCTACGGGCGTATTTCTGTAGATTACGCAGATAAGGTAATAACTGAAATTACCTGCCATGGGAAAGGCGCCTATTATCTTTTCTCTGAAGATAGCGTAGTTATTGACGTAGGCGGGCAAGATACCAAAATTATCACAATAGAAAAGGGAGCCGTCTCGCATTTTTTAATGAATGATAAATGTTCTGCTGGCACTGGAAAATTTTTAGAAGTTATGGCCAATCGCTTAAATGTCGATATTGATTACTTATTTTCTTTAGCGGCAAAAGGAGATCCTATCCCAATAAGCTCAATGTGTACGGTATTTGCTGAATCCGAAGTTATAAGTTACATAGGTGCTGGACGTCCCAAAGAAGATTTAGCCGCTGGAATTATCCAATCAGTGGTATCACGGGTAGTCATGTTAGCCAATCAGCATGATATTAATGGAATTTGTATTT of Aminobacterium sp. MB27-C1 contains these proteins:
- a CDS encoding acyl-CoA dehydratase activase, encoding MNYIGIDIGSTAAKTLVFDGEKIVHYFDLPTGWSSKESALRVKQKLSSLGIDVHSESTKIVATGYGRISVDYADKVITEITCHGKGAYYLFSEDSVVIDVGGQDTKIITIEKGAVSHFLMNDKCSAGTGKFLEVMANRLNVDIDYLFSLAAKGDPIPISSMCTVFAESEVISYIGAGRPKEDLAAGIIQSVVSRVVMLANQHDINGICILTGGLSHIPYFADQLSKKLGHKIYTHTLGKYAGALGAALISAEKLTK